A portion of the Toxoplasma gondii ME49 chromosome VIIb, whole genome shotgun sequence genome contains these proteins:
- a CDS encoding hypothetical protein (encoded by transcript TGME49_261650), with protein MTGKKSNRSAGSSRKGDGAPSDGNETKALLDVDLFETNTSYRASRYDTFEFSSKVTCFAFSKDAPLLAVGVEIGGVYLFDLTQPEASVAAPSELIGIVRSMHFGPQNGFGEQILYGAFDDGHLRRWLIRNMTEMIQIDCLYFGQEVQTLLVSGGGRSVMAVGKQSRLAVWSALYDNCFSYLTVPWLSDVQAPVEDAILLPDILLHPRAPPNADVFHVAAVSPTEGILIFNVIVVEPQYTHHFDVSVHSVRALPGAFHALAATPQHINDQQVIILAAASADTKSQIALISLQPDAENYPGCQIHATLMELGVKPEDAITSVHWINPPEEARLSTTAEDNTHDPSPVPPPSLLSCIDGATQEAPYKRMVLCVGTDKGSILFLECIHVPDKTDSIQQRLRVRLVYDLDGNRGPLWIQEVPSEVVMGRPIFASCCNDTMCHLWELQEVAVPTTTDIAAAHASQRCAYLEMLRHRCMPDGNWSGYDFPFSSLSDPNWPVEPRIGAPDYEHPPYPTLQTRNASEGPPPFRHNRYEGKTDCMHRSLKQTAGDRQRQQVIKTGVDAVVDEVLDRVCKDMSIWEKQNREVKPLSHCHRQLTSSSSCQREKPLCLSSRARGVSSVMTSGLMSQRGTTKSTCDERTQVSLWQPVGMFRKHQLRVIEEKAGSRGDANPGPPQRSLLWRVASTPKGLWNKVADWLRCETTVVSGEQKADHDTTLPSGLQKERRSQREGATYAVATDAGASDIDQQKAASKEARRKMDTHDGDGIRAQQPSQAAIVRDSVPSSQSTLARHLRGADRHAVTGKERAKVTAAPAQTTTTSTMATTVPVKAETHPPEVWWRLPREAAEDRLVRPEKAGLSVRDAAASSETEPWEKSEETEQTEETGVSPSKESGLMPKYELPEEVPASTEGVEPPGGSPYSERHRPRIAVALGLRRYTTGPKYQFGTDAPLLPRLPGVSEEEVDHEDVAWRDSKSEESNNPKVKMPTLSDERGHNTHGNPEPRRLLQQMPGGSTEAMPPNATGQQSHGANVRSRQFPFGDEHVEDHRSNSQAFADGSTEPLEACGRAVPQQGDQEGYQSWKNVNAEGSIVVPERGQQPASEGKQCRPLPPGSTREGGRLEDEQSTGSHIRAGPWRFFIAEED; from the exons ATGACGGGCAAGAAATCGAACAGATCAGCGGGATCTTCCCGCAAGGGCGACGGAGCCCCGTCTGACGGCAACGAAACGAAAGCTCTACTGGACGTGGATTTGTTCGAAACAAACACGAGCTACCGAGCAAGTCGTTACGATACGTTTG AATTTTCGTCAAAGGTGActtgcttcgctttctcgaaAGATGCACCCCTGCTTGCAGTCGGGGTCGAGATTGGAGGTGTCTACCTTTTTGACCTCACGCAGCCAGAAGCCTCTGTGGCTGCACCATCTGAGCTAATCG GCATAGTCAGATCGATGCATTTCGGACCACAGAACGGATTCGGAGAGCAAATTCTCTATGGCGCATTTGAT GATGGACATTTACGTCGATGGCTCATTCGCAACATGACGGAGATGATCCAGATTGACTGCC TGTATTTCGGGCAAGAAGTACAAACTCTACTCGTAAGCGGAGGAGGTCGCTCTGTCATGGCCGTCG GCAAACAAAGCCGCCTGGCGGTGTGGAGCGCCCTGTATGACAATTGCTTCTCCTACCTGACCGTCCCATGGCTTTCAGACGTTCAAGCCCCCGTTGAGGATGCTATCCTCCTCCCAGACATACTGCTGCACCCAAGGGCCCCCCCAAACGCTGACGTGTTCCATGTTGCAGCAGTTTCACCAACGGAAGGAATTCTAATTTTTAATGTGATCGTTGTCGAACCACAGTACACTCATCACTTCGACGTATCTGTCCATTCAGTCCGAGCTCTTCCCGGAGCTTTTCATGCACTGGCCGCAACTCCACAACACATAAATGATCAGCAAGTTATTATCCTCGCTGCAGCATCTGCAGACACAAAGAGCCAAATTGCCCTAATAAGCCTTCAGCCGGATGCAGAGAATTACCCTGGATGCCAAATACATGCCACACTGATGGAACTGGGTGTGAAACCTGAGGACGCGATCACGTCCGTTCACTGGATTAATCccccagaagaagcgcgactCAGCACAACCGCCGAAGACAATACTCACGATCCTTCTCCAGTTCCACCACCGTCGCTGCTGTCCTGCATTGATGGAGCCACTCAAGAGGCCCCCTACAAAAGGATGGTCCTATGCGTGGGCACGGACAAAGGCAGCATCCTGTTTCTCGAATGTATACACGTTCCAGACAAGACAGACAGTATACAGCAAAGACTGCGAGTTCGTCTCGTGTACGACCTGGACGGCAACCGAGGTCCCCTCTGGATTCAGGAAGTCCCTTCAGAGGTTGTGATGGGGCGGCCTATCTTTGCCAGCTGTTGCAATGATACTATGTGTCACCTTTGGGAACTGCAAGAAGTAGCAGTACCGACCACCACTGATATTGCGGCCGCCCATGCCTCGCAGCGCTGCGCGTACTTGGAAATGCTGCGGCACCGCTGTATGCCAGACGGTAATTGGTCAGGTTACGACTTCCCGTTTTCGTCCCTATCGGATCCTAATTGGCCAGTAGAACCCCGGATTGGTGCGCCTGACTACGAGCACCCGCCTTACCCTACGTTACAGACTCGAAATGCCAGTGAAGGCCCGCCACCTTTCCGTCACAACAGGTATGAGGGGAAAActgactgcatgcaccgtaGTCTCAAACAAACTGCGGGCGACCGCCAAAGACAACAGGTCATAAAGACTGGCGTCGATGCAGTTGTAGACGAGGTGTTGGACCGCGTATGCAAGGATATGTCCATatgggagaagcagaacagaGAAGTCAAGCCGCTAAGCCACTGCCACCGGCAGCTCACCAGTAGCAGCTCTTGCCAGAGGGAGAAACCC TTATGCTTATCGAGCCGCGCTCGTGGTGTCTCCAGCGTCATGACCAGCGGGCTGATGTCTCAGCGCGGAACGACAAAGAGCACTTGTGATGAACGG ACACAAGTGAGTCTGTGGCAGCCGGTGGGCATGTTCCGAAAGCATCAGCTGAGAGTTATTGAAG AGAAGGCCGGCAGCCGTGGAGATGCAAACCCCGGTCCTCCACAGAGGAGCCTGTTGTGGAGAGTAGCGAGCACCCCAAAAGGACTCTGGAATAAAGTCGCA GATTGGTTGAGGTGCGAGACCACTGTTGTGAGCGGAGAACAGAAGGCAGACCATGATACAACGTTGCCTAGTGGCTTGCAGAAGGAGCGGAGGTCTCAACGTGAAGGCGCGACCTACGCCGTTGCAACGGATGCAGGAGCGTCAGACATCGACCAGCAGAAAGCTGCATCCAAAGAAGCCAGACGGAAGATGGATACGCATGACGGCGATGGAATCAGAGCGCAGCAACCATCACAGGCGGCCATCGTACGTGACTCAGTGCCATCCTCACAGAGCACCCTTGCTCGGCATCTCCGTGGAGCCGACAGGCACGCTGTTACAGGAAAGGAACGTGCAAAAGTCACAGCTGCTCCAGCTCAGACGACGACTACTTCGACGATGGCAACCACTGTGCCAGTAAAGGCCGAGACACATCCGCCAGAAGTGTGGTGGCGGCtgccgagagaggcggcagaggacCGTTTAGTGCGGCCCGAAAAGGCAGGTCTGTCGGTGAGGGATgcggctgcttcttccgAAACCGAACCATGGGAAAAGTCTGAAGAGAccgaacagacagaagagacaggtgtGTCGCCATCAAAAGAAAGCGGCCTCATGCCGAAGTATGAGCTGCCTGAAGAAGTTCCAGCATCAACGGAGGGCGTCGAGCCACCAGGTGGTTCTCCTTACAGTGAAAGACACCGTCCCCGGATTGCTGTTGCTCTTGGTCTTCGCCGATATACCACAGGGCCAAAGTACCAGTTTGGTACAGATGCGCCGCTGCTGCCACGACTGCCAGGAGTctccgaggaagaagtcgatcACGAAGACGTTGCGTGGAGAGATTCGAAGTCTGAGGAGTCCAACAATCCCAAGGTGAAAATGCCAACGTTGTCCGACGAACGAGGGCACAATACTCATGGTAATCCAGAACCTAGAAGGCTTCTACAACAGATGCCAGGTGGAAGTACAGAAGCGATGCCACCCAACGCAACTGGACAGCAATCTCACGGCGCCAACGTTCGAAGCAGGCAGTTCCCGTTCGGCGATGAACACGTGGAAGATCATCGTAGCAACTCACAAGCTTTTGCAGACGGTTCAACTGAGCCCTTAGAAGCCTGCGGTCGCGCGGTACCGCAACAAGGTGATCAGGAAGGATATCAGAGTTGGAAAAACGTGAATGCCGAAGGATCAATAGTTGTTCCGGAAAGGGGACAACAACCAGCAAGTGAAGGCAAGCAATgtcgtcctctccctcctggTTCTACCAGAGAAGGCGGGCGCCTTGAAGACGAGCAGAGTACCGGTAGCCATATACGAGCCGGTCCGTGGCGCTTTTTTATCGCTGAGGAGGACTAG
- a CDS encoding hypothetical protein (encoded by transcript TGME49_261660) — MEGLRSAEERTPKTRGEQKRSSRHAPPVSGSLDAGRGGLDSGVRVDEQEKKSISLLTSRRSVCHHSREELVAAPIPPSPSSVSTPTWSVPCQRKSSSARTLSLHFAPLPSPISLFSRRWSSFTRKHRAKLHNPSVHQSASSSQRGDEPSSFGETDAWSSSSLPVTTEGETSERRENAREHDIREQLCRAARGLSLFSRQIDFADFTRATSFEVLVQYLAQALLTFRLHPSTTEHREGFFKSAICRCYHDSSRDEGINDGRARSLPTGLCCCRGPFIQPEPHASDVLPIRCRPQPPLILSQIVPAPFPLQLRNEDRTEATGLLGGLFGSTAARHAAVQQPAGAAQPVALRCTYTLDAGVCVGPAPAEAARTRRGSSDWFGLTAFAARNCHETKVFQSYPNPSLSSLERHLLDTESGAHTTGSHVPELDEGYCRKRWEAKRKAQAAEVRRECTSSFPSRCTSIRRLFGVGEYLTIEAVRVYAESTHADSNAGDGGLTSGVHTSPCGSWEPVPLTRTSAGMLQNALSLAVVELQHQECRQFHEFRQKRLLRRLSGDGTLEPSDEGGDDGRKQVESASSRNRARHAGWSDTVEKQQQLSWELPVFAVVDADQDLFVGSYTSWASKSTQEALPLGGQVPASSPACRTFSEIWIERSGRGSQGEQYQRICGQCDEEGRAVSPYERKEHNHWAMIPEQGIPRRQRSHGAPWMLPTVSGQCEFFAFNVVRRENQDVGLTGFFNYFACTVGVGTPPALLSPSGRQRQASLLRALQERTRVSLRFTYFVAELPSPPARPASLPRPTFFAKSAAELRRQNRGKNRVVEEEEPSSIGGAGVEELWESANVMERTTRGDTTLLKQETDFSDESRDQEQDGDEWKTASEGESSDKADGGGDMRADAPSLSVFLHTSQSGGASGVLIRKDLLLLLSVATPDPYDSLHFCRSLPFRPLLAYRSSGSNASGRSCFTGDFSEWLGPQELPEATLFACTLRLTAHRALLQRIHRLHRLLLQGELCITCASPSSPSSRDETRQPPKANLAGDRSEVSLAFSRRPASAGGLANLRGLEAEKAKVERSDDSDKTKRSDQFQFKARLEALAAIAPLLCRLPPPPETGELFFSSPAPEFSPAAKAGLRQSLLRVLETQRHPGALPFPLTARLFGLSRLFGQALEASGRFAFDAEDRNSEAPRRWRERPLLDNTFSPAAASCSRSQASQLKTHSFSQFVGAPTNAEGRPEGNSPFVDSSSGASTRARDFLPPTPVRPGEGPSGRASLHGQETHSPLQASFLETEETGWYTQKATRRLARERHVSASFSGALDCQTLDCMPLEAVTKDEESASGTLEAPPHASGCGSVLPASSGYSSPQSRIGVAFSSERVQLLGDLGRGEERTKTTREPVEIWEPRLSGVGGDTSQTSSSEENVRPSLSAWEIPFPFEPAESTTGGDTSFWAGGEIAFGAFETGGFRRERSFSANEELFMQRAVQQLLRPSEPEEHKSHLLRQSRKLAIVEALKNLRASDAAHSDAAQGPGFVEREQPRSRGDARSVFSPRVSSESDTFLAFSLLVRGAPANCLLSELALAVAGLPTLLHVQRFWSLFVVAVRKAWESRSLLPRLASAAHPSPVRLGAQRTLKAGEAAAGKDAALARDSPGSPVEGPRARGLVEKSCRRNPDLGEDIVKQREGFFSRRSSDSLKDKLQRWRCSPSSLARTVVAGRHSKDRRSGNSPTASSPFLASSPADRSATDALLSTAFFVDASSLSSPSFSSRFASPGRAAKAAAAVAVAAGASCAPDGPVGLPDFRGCLLLQHLQQLNCAIQQLRVVAWEDERTARSASLGEGSERLNNNGVTGASQEKDEGSLRRPENPSAAYMGDTKSTGPFESHRFLNWTSRNGHWGRANNRKTRGSGGVPVLLPGMPPVTELTLALHRARLDAQLVTSAEQKREKTGCSDTGSFDYLRACRGAFERARTAEFKGLQKSELAQASHLGSPSVSPMAPAFSEWCLRALGPFLLSSCDLPALLDRQELLLRMRTAALTAARQTAARLSSFSAFPWEKEDEDFPAKDRESEWSVPPSGRAEEGNGNTHKAGKLCMKSNAAVAVARAAAVAAEATANHGVKMKENKEGVRKEAKTVRARGAERVWSEADCSKHSLPPNRFFDAVVEGEMALHYLESVSAVDLLQQLLCCLMTGAVETWTTACACSLLDAAVRRTSRPAQPARRGCSSAHRARPQPPPGERSD; from the exons ATGGAGGGTTTGCGatcagcagaagagaggacgccAAAAACCCGCGGAGAGCAAAAAAGATCCAGCAGGCACGCACCGCCAGTGAGCGGTTCTCTGGATGCAGGCCGAGGCGGCCTGGATTCTGGCGTCAGGGTTGAcgaacaagaaaagaagagcatCAGCTTGTTAACCTCGAGACGCTCCGTTTGTCACCACAGTAGAGAAGAGCTTGTGGCTGCCCCAATTCCTCCTTCACCGTCTTCGGTGTCGACACCAACCTGGTCTGTTCCCTGTCAGAGGAAGTCATCTTCTGCGCGAACTTTGAGCCTTCATTTTGCTCCTCTGCCGTCACccatttctcttttctcacgACGATGGAGTTCCTTTACGCGGAAGCATCGAGCAAAACTACACAACCCTTCAGTTCATCAGTCTGCCTCATCTTCTCAAAGGGGAGATGAACCTTCATCCTTCGGCGAGACAGATGCGTggtcctcttcctctcttcccgtCACCACAGAAGGGGAGACAAGCGAGCGCAGAGAAAATGCTCGAGAACATGATATCCGGGAACAGCTTTGTAGAGCCGCCCGGgggctctctctgttttcgagGCAAATTGATTTCGCTGATTTTACTAGGGCCACAAGTTTCGAGGTTCTCGTCCAATATCTTGCTCAAGCACTTCTCACGTTTCGGCTGCATCCAAGTACAACCGAGCACCGTGAGGGTTTCTTCAAATCTGCCATCTGTAGATGCTACCATGACTCTTCTCGAGATGAAGGAATCAATGACGGACGTGCGAGGTCACTCCCCACTGGGCTCTGCTGTTGCCGGGGACCTTTTATTCAGCCGGAGCCGCATGCTAGTGACGTGCTTCCTATCCGGTGTCGACCGCAGCCTCCCTTGATTCTCTCGCAGATAGTTCCAGCACCGTTCCCTCTTCAGCTTAGAAATGAGGACAGGACTGAGGCCACCGGCCTTCTTGGTGGCCTTTTCGGTTCTACAGCAGCGAGACATGCAGCCGTTCAACAACCGGCAGGTGCTGCGCAACCCGTCGCtctgaggtgtacgtacacgtTAGACGCTGGTGTCTGCGTTGGACCTGCGCCAGCAGAAGCAGCTAGGACGCGACGCGGTTCGTCAGACTGGTTCGGTCTTACCGCGTTTGCTGCTCGTAATTGTCACGAGACAAAGGTCTTTCAGAGCTATCCTAATCCGTCCTTGTCGTCTCTCGAAAGACACTTGTTAGACACTGAAAGTGGCGCTCATACAACAGGATCACATGTACCAGAGCTAGATGAAGGCTACTGCAGGAAGCGGTGGGAAGCTAAAAGAAAAGCTCAGGCAGCTGAAGTGCGCCGGGAATGtacttcttctttccctaGCCGCTGTACTTCCATTCGCCGACTATTTGGAG TCGGTGAGTACTTGACCATTGAGGCCGTGAGGGTGTATGCCGAGTCTACGCACGCGGACAGCAACGCCGGCGATGGCGGTCTTacttcgggtgtacatacatcGCCATGTGGGTCGTGGGAGCCGGTTCCGCTGACGCGAACGAGTGCTGGGATGCTGCAGAATgccctgtctctcgcggtgGTTGAACTGCAACATCAGGAGTGTCGCCAATTCCACGAATTTAGACAAAAACGCCTTCTGCGTAGACTCTCAGGAGATGGGACGCTTGAGCCTTCAGACGAAGGTGGGGACGACGGACGCAAGCAGGTAgagtctgcttcttcgcgtaACCGCGCCAGACACGCGGGCTGGAGCGACACCGTCGAGAAACAGCAGCAGTTATCCTGGGAGCTGCCGGTATTCGCAGTGGTAGATGCGGACCAGGATTTGTTTGTCGGTTCCTACACCTCGTGGGCCTCAAAATCGACTCAAGAGGCTCTCCCGCTCGGCGGTCAGGTGCCGGCTTCAAGCCCCGCGTGCCGGACATTCAGCGAGATTTGGATTGAGAGAAGTGGGAGGGGAAGTCAAGGAGAGCAATATCAGCGGATCTGTGGACAGTgtgacgaagaaggacgcgcGGTGTCTCCTTACGAAAGAAAGGAACACAATCATTGGGCGATGATACCAGAGCAGGGGATTcctcggagacagagatcTCATGGTGCACCTTGGATGCTTCCGACAGTGTCAGGACAGTGCGAATTCTTCGCCTTCAACGTcgtgaggagagaaaatcAAGACGTTGGTCTTACAG GTTTCTTCAACtactttgcatgcactgtgGGCGTGGGCACTCCGCCGGcgctcttgtctccttcgggTCGCCAGCGGCAggcgtcgcttcttcgggCCCTTCAAGAGCGAACCCGCGTGTCTCTTCGGTTTACCTACTTCGTCGCAGAACTTCCGAGTCCTCCCGCTCggcctgcttctcttcctcggcccACGTTCTTTGCCAAATCTGCCGCTGAACTGAGGCGCCAAAACCGTGGAAAGAATCGCGttgtggaggaagaggaaccgTCTTCGATCGGGGGGGCAGGCGTGGAGGAGCTCTGGGAGTCAGCGAACGTGatggagagaacgacgagggGCGATACCACTCTCCTTAAACAAGAGACTGACTTCTCTGACGAGTCAAGAGATCAGGAACAGGACGGAGACGAATGGAAGACCGCGAGTGAGGGGGAATCGAGTGACAAGGCGGACGGCGGCGGCGACATGCGGGCTGACgcgccttcgctttctgtttttttgcATACATCTCAAAGTGGAGGAGCCTCTGGAGTCCTCATCCGAAAAGAtctcctgcttctgctctccgtGGCGACGCCCGACCCTTACGactctctccatttctgcCGCTCCCTGCcctttcgtcctcttctcgcctaCCGAAGCTCAGGCAGCAACGCGTCTGGCCGCAGTTGCTTCACAGGAGACTTCAGCGAGTGGTTAGGGCCTCAAGAGCTTCCGGAGGCGACCCTATTCGCCTGCACCCTTCGTCTCACAGCTCACCGGGCTCTCCTTCAGCGTATCCATCGCTTGCAccgtcttctgctgcagGGTGAGCTCTGTATCACCTGTGCATCTCCCTCTTCCCCCTCCTCCAGAGACGAGACTCGACAGCCACCGAAAGCAAACCTAGCCGGTGACCGCTCAGAGGTTTCCTTGGCTTTTTCGCGGCGGCCTGCTAGTGCCGGCGGGCTCGCGAATTTGCGAGGCCTTGAGgctgagaaggcgaaagtggaaagaagcgacgacTCCGACAAAACAAAGAGGAGTGATCAGTTTCAGTTCAAGGCTCGCCTCGAGGCCCTAGCCGCTATCGCACCTCTTCTGTGTCGGCTTCCGCCCCCACCGGAGACTGGCgaactgtttttttcttcaccgGCTCCGGAGTTTTCGCCCGCAGCGAAAGCAGGCCTGCGTCAGTCTCTTCTGAGAGTgctcgagacgcagagacaccccGGCGcacttccgtttcctctcacAGCGCGGCTTTTCGGCCTCAGCCGGCTGTTCGGGCAAGCCCTGGAAGCGAGTGGAAGGTTCGCTTTCGACGCCGAGGACCGGAACTCTGAAGCTCCGCGACGATGGCGTGAAAGACCTCTGCTGGACAACACTTTCTCACCGGCGGCGGCCTCTTGTTCACGTTCTCAGGCTTCACAGTTGAAAACCCACAGTTTTTCCCAGTTTGTGGGGGCTCCCACAAATGCTGAAGGGCGCCCTGAGGGCAACTCTCCGTTTGTGGACAGCTCTTCGGGTGCATCGACTAGAGCGAGGGACTTCCTTCCTCCCACTCCCGTGAGGCCTGGTGAAGGTCCAAGTGGCAGAGCCTCTCTGCACGGACAGGAGACGCATTCACCCTTGCAAGCATCGTtcctggagacagaggaaaccgGATGGTACACACAGAAGGCAACCAGAAGGCTGGCGAGGGAGCGACACGTATCCGCGAGCTTTAGCGGCGCCCTCGACTGCCAGACGCTTGACTGCATGCCTCTAGAAGCGGTGACCAAAGATGAAGAATCGGCTTCAGGTACTCTGGAGGCTCCTCCTCACGCATCTGGCTGTGGTTCTGTTCTTCCAGCGAGTAGCGGCTACAGCAGCCCGCAAAGTCGGATCGGCGTGGCTTTTTCGAGTGAGCGGGTGCAACTTCTCGGAGACCTtggacgaggagaggaaagaacgaagacgaCTCGGGAGCCAGTGGAGATTTGGGAGCCGAGGTTGAGTGGTGTTGGCGGAGACACGAGTCAAACATCCTCGAGTGAGGAGAACGTTcggccttctctgtctgcatgGGAAATTCCTTTTCCCTTCGAGCCGGCCGAGTCGACAACGGGTGGAGACACGTCGTTCTGGGCTGGAGGCGAGATCGCCTTTGGGGCGTTTGAGACGGGCGGGTTTCGTCGAGAGCGGAGTTTTTCTGCCAACGAAGAACTCTTCATGCAGCGTGCTGTCCAACAACTGCTGCGTCCCTCCGAACCTGAAGAGCACAAGTCGCACTTACTTCGCCAGTCCCGCAAGTTGGCTATTGTTGAAGCTCTTAAGAACCTGCGAGCGAGCGACGCGGCTCACTCTGATGCAGCTCAAGGGCCAGGTTTCGTGGAGCGGGAGCAGCCGCGTTCCAGAGGAGATGCACGAAGCGTTTTCTCACCCCGTGTTTCCTCAGAAAGTGACACCTTCctggccttctctcttctcgtccgtGGCGCGCCTGCTAACTGTCTTCTGTCCGAGCTCGCTTTGGCAGTCGCAGGTCTCCCGACGCTTCTCCACGTCCAGCGATTCTGGAGCCTCTTTGTCGTTGCCGTTCGAAAGGCCTGGGAGtcgcgttcgcttctccctcgtcttgcCTCTGCCGCGCATCCTTCGCCTGTGCGACTCGGCGCCCAGAGAACCCTCAAGGCTGGCGAAGCAGCAGCCGGCAAAGACGCGGCCTTGGCCCGCGACTCGCCAGGCAGTCCAGTGGAGGGGCCGAGAGCGCGGGGGCTCGTGGAGAAGAGTTGTCGAAGAAATCCAGATCTAGGGGAAGATATcgtgaagcagagagaaggattTTTCTCGAGACGCAGCTCCGACAGCTTGAAAGACAAGTTGCAGCGGTGGCGCTGTTCTCCATCGTCCCTCGCCAGAACTGTGGTGGCTGGTCGACATTCCAAAGACAGGCGATCCGGAAACTCTCCGACCGCTTCGAGCCCCTTTCTCGCATCATCGCCTGCAGATCGCTCTGCGACAGACGCTCTGCTTTCAACTGCTTTCTTTGTCGACGCGTCAAGCCTGTCGTCgccgtcgttctcttcccGCTTTGCATCTCCCGGAAGGGCTGCCAAGGCAGCCGCAGCGGTGGCGGTTGCTGCTGGGGCCTCCTGCGCCCCGGACGGGCCCGTTGGGCTCCCCGACTTCCGAggttgtctccttctccagcaCCTTCAGCAGCTGAACTGCGCGATTCAGCAGCTCCGCGTCGTCGCCtgggaggacgagagaacggcgaggagTGCCTCTCTCGGCGAAGGCTCTGAAAGGCTGAACAACAACGGCGTGACTGGTGCTAgccaagagaaagacgaaggaagctTGCGGAGACCCGAGAACCCGTCCGCCGCTTACATGGGCGACACGAAGTCCACGGGACCCTTCGAGAGCCATAGATTCCTCAACTGGACCTCCCGAAACGGACATTGGGGACGAGCAAACAATCGGAAGACACGAGGAAGTGGAGGGGTGCCTGTTCTCCTTCCAGGAATGCCCCCCGTCACGGAGCTCACTCTGGCACTTCATCGGGCGCGCCTGGACGCACAGCTCGTGACGTCAGcggaacagaaaagagagaagactggaTGTTCAGATACCGGTTCCTTTGACTACCTCAGAGCATGCCGAGGGGCCTTCGAGAGGGCTCGGACGGCAGAGTTCAAAGGACTACAGAAAAGCGAACTAGCACAAGCTTCTCATCTCGGCAGTCCCTCGGTGTCTCCTATGGCCCCGGCCTTCAGCGAATGGTGTCTCCGAGCGCTGggcccttttcttctttcttcctgcgaccttcctgctcttctcgaTCGCCAGGAGCTTCTGCTGCGCATGCGTACTGCGGCGCTAACTgcggcgagacagacggccgcccgcctttcttctttctctgcttttccctgggagaaggaagatgaGGACTTTCCcgcgaaagacagagagtcAGAGTGGTCCGTTCCACCGTCTGGCCGCgccgaggaaggaaacggcaACACGCATAAAGCGGGGAAACTTTGCATGAAGAGCAACGCAGCTGTGGCTGTCGCGAGAGCTGCCGCAGTTGCGGCGGAGGCCACTGCTAACCACGGCGTTAagatgaaggagaacaaggaaggtgtgaggaaagaagcgaagaccgTGAGAGCTAGGGGTGCTGAGAGGGTCTGGAGCGAAGCTGACTGCAGCAAACACTCGCTGCCACCAAACCGTTTTTTCGATGCTGTG GTCGAAGGCGAAATGGCTCTGCACTATTTGGAAAGCGTCAGCGCCGTCGACCTCCTTCAGCAGCTGCTGTGTTGTCTCATGACGGGCGCCGTCGAGACTTGGACAACTGCTTGCGCCTGTTCCCTCCTCGATGCCGCAGTG
- a CDS encoding gamma interferon inducible lysosomal thiol reductase (GILT) protein (encoded by transcript TGME49_261630~Signal peptide predicted by SignalP 2.0 HMM (probability 0.975) with cleavage site probability 0.721 at residue 21) has product MKLSWLPIWATATGSCTGVCAASIRVEPRHNHSQHNNRKNDRVKVDIMYESMCPFCQRLITQQLSHIMKSDIADYIDLRLYPYGNALERGGEIACQHGPAECLLNKVSACAIRELHTDSHQITNVLTCLESIAGSPDTQWRQCLTEAGGKKATIQDCVTSVKGSKLMKAVAAYSKTVGYEYVPWIEVDGRHAKPAEENLTEFLCRRIGNRGPHACAMLSLLDTTHVLLDHQRCFKYPTVQG; this is encoded by the exons ATGAAACTTTCTTGGCTTCCTATTTGGGCTACGGCCACCGGCTCTTGTACTGGAGTCTGCGCAGCTTCAATTAGAGTCGAGCCTCGACACAACCACTCACAACATAACAATcggaaaaacgacagagtAAAGGTTGACATCAT GTATGAGTCCATGTGCCCCTTCTGTCAGAGA CTTATCACACAACAACTGTCGCACATTATGAAGAGTGATATTGCTGACTACATCGACCTACGCCTGTATCCGTATG GCAACGCACTCGAACGCGGCGGCGAGATCGCATGCCAGCATGGTCCTGCGGAATGCTTGCT GAATAAGGTGTCCGCTTGTGCAATCAGGGAGTTGCACACTGACTCTCATCAGATCACGAACGTTCTCACATG CCTCGAGAGCATCGCAGGAAGTCCCGACACCCAATGGCGACAATGCCTGACTGAAGCCGGTGGTAAAAAGGCAACCATACAAG ACTGTGTCACCTCCGTGAAAGGTTCAAAACTTAT GAAGGCTGTCGCTGCTTACTCCAAGACTGTTGGATATGAGTATGTCCCGTGGATCGAAGTAGACGGAAGACATGCCAAGCCAGCCGAGGAGAATCTGACAGAGTTCCTTTGCAGGAG AATCGGCAACAGAGGGCCACACGCCTGCGCGATGCTATCTCTCCTAGATACGACACATGTTCTCCTTGATCACCAGCGATGCTTCAAATACCCAACTGTCCAAGGCTGA